In methanogenic archaeon ISO4-H5, the following are encoded in one genomic region:
- a CDS encoding Ribosome maturation protein SBDS: MVELDDAIIARLESHGERFEILLDPVAMDEIKKGKEIDLSEYLAVEDVFKDAHKGTRPEKSKINEVFGTEDIIAIAKHIIEKGEVQMTTEQRKELVDAKKKQIIAYIAANAINPQTKLPHPPLRIELALEEGKFHADISRPFDKQVEDAMKVLRPLLPIRFEKSRIAIKLHGDDYGRCYDDLIKYGMVEREEWAADGSWIGLMEIPAGLLPELQEKLRQKTKGTASVKLLSA; encoded by the coding sequence TTGGTCGAACTCGACGATGCAATAATCGCCAGACTCGAGAGCCACGGCGAGAGGTTCGAGATCCTTCTCGACCCCGTCGCCATGGACGAGATCAAGAAAGGCAAGGAAATCGATCTCAGCGAGTACCTGGCAGTGGAGGATGTTTTCAAGGATGCCCACAAGGGCACCCGTCCCGAGAAATCGAAGATCAACGAGGTATTCGGCACCGAGGATATCATTGCCATCGCCAAACACATCATCGAGAAGGGCGAGGTCCAGATGACCACCGAGCAGCGCAAGGAGCTGGTCGATGCGAAGAAGAAGCAGATCATCGCCTACATCGCGGCCAACGCAATCAACCCCCAGACCAAACTGCCCCACCCCCCGCTCCGTATCGAGCTGGCCCTCGAGGAAGGCAAATTCCACGCGGATATCTCCCGTCCCTTCGACAAACAGGTCGAGGACGCCATGAAGGTACTCCGCCCCCTGCTGCCCATCCGTTTCGAGAAGAGCCGCATCGCCATCAAACTCCACGGCGACGACTACGGAAGGTGCTACGACGACCTCATCAAGTACGGTATGGTCGAGAGGGAGGAGTGGGCCGCGGACGGTTCGTGGATCGGGCTCATGGAGATCCCCGCGGGACTCCTGCCCGAACTCCAGGAGAAGCTCAGGCAGAAGACCAAGGGAACCGCCTCGGTCAAGCTGCTGAGCGCATGA
- a CDS encoding exosome complex RNA-binding protein Rrp4: MITFKSDKMEKRSARRTREIVIPGDVLGNADEYKAGENAYELDGKIRANVVGTKTYTNDAVGVTVMGGFYMPVTGDTVIGIINDVGPSNWMLDINAPYPAPLHVSEVPWKVEFGDTSRFLTVGDVVLLKILMVDESKKIQVTMKDSGLRKIEGGQLVEISYSKISRVIGKSGSMIQMLKNMTDCRIFVGQNGRIWIDGDGENVDVAAEAIRIIERESRSANLTDRVREFIEKRLPQSEEDEEEDSE, encoded by the coding sequence ATGATTACATTCAAGAGTGATAAAATGGAAAAAAGAAGCGCCAGAAGGACACGTGAGATCGTGATCCCCGGAGACGTGCTCGGCAATGCTGACGAGTACAAGGCCGGAGAGAACGCTTACGAGCTGGACGGCAAGATCCGCGCCAACGTTGTAGGAACCAAGACCTACACCAACGACGCGGTCGGAGTAACCGTGATGGGTGGATTCTACATGCCCGTCACCGGCGATACAGTCATAGGAATAATCAACGACGTGGGTCCCTCCAACTGGATGTTGGACATCAACGCCCCCTACCCCGCACCCCTGCATGTCAGCGAGGTCCCGTGGAAGGTGGAGTTCGGAGACACCTCCAGATTCCTCACCGTGGGCGACGTCGTCCTGCTGAAGATCCTCATGGTCGACGAGAGCAAGAAGATTCAGGTCACCATGAAGGATTCCGGCCTCAGGAAGATCGAGGGCGGACAGCTGGTGGAGATCTCCTATTCCAAGATCTCCAGGGTCATCGGCAAGAGCGGATCCATGATCCAGATGCTGAAGAACATGACCGACTGCCGCATTTTCGTCGGCCAGAACGGAAGGATCTGGATCGACGGAGACGGAGAGAACGTGGATGTCGCCGCAGAGGCGATCAGAATTATCGAGAGAGAGTCCCGGTCCGCCAACCTCACGGACAGGGTCAGGGAGTTCATCGAGAAAAGACTCCCGCAGTCCGAAGAGGACGAAGAGGAGGATTCCGAATGA
- a CDS encoding exosome complex exonuclease Rrp41, producing the protein MSGHTDMVLVNEDGIRIDGRRIDEKRPIKIEAGVLKNADGSCYLEIGKNKVLCAVYGPRECKPRHLQDPTKAVVQVKYNMEAYSVTDRKRPGTDRRSVEISKLIAEALENVVQTELYPRASIDVYIEILQANAGTRCAGLTAASVAIADAGIPMRDLVPAIACGKADGNVLLDLNKEEDNYGQADVPLAIVPSTDEIVLLQMDGNMTRAELDHGLDMAFAAAHEVYELQRDALKRRYTEMSKKEGDSDE; encoded by the coding sequence ATGAGCGGACATACAGACATGGTATTGGTAAACGAGGACGGCATCAGGATCGATGGCCGTAGGATTGACGAGAAAAGGCCCATCAAGATCGAGGCGGGCGTCCTGAAGAACGCGGACGGTTCCTGCTACCTCGAGATCGGCAAGAACAAGGTCCTGTGCGCCGTATACGGCCCCAGGGAGTGCAAACCCAGGCACCTGCAGGACCCCACCAAGGCCGTCGTCCAGGTCAAATACAACATGGAAGCCTACTCCGTCACCGACAGGAAGAGGCCCGGAACCGACAGGAGGTCCGTCGAGATCTCCAAGCTCATCGCCGAGGCCCTCGAGAATGTCGTCCAGACCGAGCTCTACCCCCGCGCATCCATCGATGTGTACATCGAGATCCTCCAGGCCAACGCCGGAACCAGGTGCGCCGGACTCACCGCCGCATCCGTGGCAATCGCCGATGCAGGAATCCCCATGAGGGACCTGGTGCCCGCCATCGCCTGCGGAAAGGCCGACGGCAACGTCCTCCTCGACCTCAACAAGGAAGAGGACAACTACGGACAGGCCGATGTGCCCCTCGCCATCGTCCCCTCCACCGACGAGATCGTCCTCCTCCAGATGGACGGTAACATGACCAGGGCCGAACTCGACCACGGACTCGACATGGCCTTCGCGGCCGCCCACGAGGTCTACGAGCTCCAGAGGGACGCGCTGAAGAGGCGCTACACCGAGATGTCCAAGAAGGAGGGTGATTCCGATGAGTAA
- a CDS encoding exosome complex RNA-binding protein Rrp42, with amino-acid sequence MSNYVTSQIKRDHLMNLLAEGRREDGRQLDEVRKITVETGVIESAEGSAKVSLGNTTVMAGIKIIPGAPYMDAPGDGVITTGAELIPLAHASFEPGPPSEDAIELARVVDRGIRESGMIDVKKLCIKEGEEIWMVFIDIYALDYDGNLFDACNLAAVCALRSAKVPWKQYGKGEEDLPMPVTCLPISVTECKIGNDLIVDPNFDEEAIAAARLTVTTDDDGNFRAMQKGGRGSITRSDLSLCLDRAVEIGKQIRKIIG; translated from the coding sequence ATGAGTAACTACGTAACTTCACAGATCAAGAGAGACCACCTCATGAACCTCCTCGCAGAGGGCAGGAGGGAGGACGGCAGGCAGCTCGACGAGGTCAGGAAGATCACCGTCGAGACCGGCGTCATCGAATCCGCCGAGGGTTCCGCCAAGGTCAGCCTCGGAAACACCACCGTCATGGCGGGAATCAAGATCATCCCCGGCGCACCTTACATGGACGCCCCCGGAGACGGAGTCATCACCACCGGTGCTGAACTCATCCCCCTGGCACACGCCAGCTTCGAGCCCGGACCTCCCAGCGAGGACGCCATCGAACTCGCACGTGTGGTCGACCGCGGTATCCGCGAGTCCGGAATGATCGATGTCAAGAAACTCTGCATCAAAGAGGGCGAGGAGATCTGGATGGTCTTCATCGACATCTACGCTCTCGACTACGACGGCAACCTCTTCGACGCATGCAACCTCGCTGCTGTATGTGCCCTCAGGTCCGCCAAGGTCCCGTGGAAGCAGTACGGAAAGGGCGAGGAGGACCTCCCCATGCCCGTCACCTGTCTCCCCATCTCTGTAACAGAGTGCAAAATAGGTAATGATTTAATAGTAGACCCTAATTTCGACGAAGAAGCTATAGCTGCAGCCCGTCTGACGGTTACAACCGACGACGATGGCAACTTCAGGGCCATGCAGAAGGGCGGCAGGGGATCCATTACCCGCAGCGACCTGTCCCTATGTCTGGACAGGGCCGTCGAAATCGGTAAACAGATCAGAAAAATCATTGGGTGA
- a CDS encoding ribosomal protein L37Ae Rpl37ae codes for MSKRTEKAGTAGRFGARYGVVVRNRVKAIEAHEKAKHECPNCHHMNVKRVSAGIWQCSRCGNKFAAGAYSPKIKRAEDMSTASVEQ; via the coding sequence ATGTCAAAGAGAACTGAGAAAGCAGGAACAGCAGGCAGGTTCGGAGCAAGGTACGGAGTCGTTGTCCGCAACAGGGTCAAGGCAATCGAGGCCCACGAGAAGGCAAAACACGAGTGCCCCAACTGCCACCACATGAACGTCAAGAGGGTCTCTGCCGGAATCTGGCAGTGCAGCCGCTGCGGCAACAAGTTCGCAGCCGGTGCATACAGCCCTAAGATCAAGAGGGCAGAGGACATGTCCACTGCCTCCGTTGAGCAGTAA
- a CDS encoding DNA-directed RNA polymerase subunit P RpoP, with amino-acid sequence MSDYRCANCGEPIKNEYGDRAHQCDKCGSWIFIKERPNEKKTLKSD; translated from the coding sequence ATGTCCGATTACAGATGCGCCAACTGCGGCGAGCCCATCAAGAATGAATACGGCGACAGGGCACACCAGTGCGACAAGTGCGGCTCCTGGATCTTCATCAAAGAAAGACCCAACGAGAAGAAGACACTCAAGTCGGACTGA